A section of the Lycium ferocissimum isolate CSIRO_LF1 unplaced genomic scaffold, AGI_CSIRO_Lferr_CH_V1 ctg594, whole genome shotgun sequence genome encodes:
- the LOC132045059 gene encoding basic 30 kDa endochitinase-like, whose amino-acid sequence MAQTSHETNGGWPTAEDGPYAWGHCFKTEQGNPADLPSYCTTSAELPCAPGKKYYGRGPIQISHNYNYGPCGVAIGENLTGNPRFGGE is encoded by the exons ATGGCTCAAACATCGCATGAAACTAATg GTGGTTGGCCAACTGCAGAAGACGGGCCTTACGCATGGGGTCACTGCTTCAAGACAGAACAAGGCAACCCTGCAGACTTGCCTTCTTACTGTACTACAAGTGCTGAGTTGCCGTGCGCTCCTGGCAAGAAATATTATGGACGAGGCCCCATCCAAATTTCACA CAACTACAACTATGGTCCTTGTGGAGTAGCCATAGGGGAAAACCTCACGGGTAATCCTCGATTTGGTGGAGAATGA